In Hasllibacter sp. MH4015, the following proteins share a genomic window:
- a CDS encoding ETC complex I subunit: MRARIYKPAKTAMSSGTAKTKEWVLEFQATEARSIDPLMGWTSSSDMNSQVRLRFDSVEAAKDYAKDHRIDAVVMKPKTRKPNIRPGGYGENFATNRRGAWTH, encoded by the coding sequence ATGCGCGCACGTATCTACAAACCCGCCAAGACCGCCATGTCCTCGGGCACGGCGAAGACTAAGGAATGGGTGCTGGAATTCCAGGCGACCGAGGCGCGCTCGATCGACCCGCTGATGGGCTGGACCTCGTCGTCGGACATGAACAGCCAGGTGCGCCTGCGGTTCGACAGCGTCGAGGCAGCGAAGGATTACGCCAAGGATCACAGGATCGACGCGGTGGTGATGAAGCCCAAGACGCGCAAGCCGAATATTCGCCCGGGCGGTTACGGAGAGAACTTCGCAACCAACCGCCGGGGCGCCTGGACCCATTGA
- a CDS encoding zinc-binding dehydrogenase, with protein MKDLPDTMRALVLEEAGQRLAVKDVPCPRPKPGEVVVRMAASPINPSDLAMLRGEYGLAWPYPLIPGLEGSGHVVASGGGLIATMMKGKNVAVAAGKQGVWAEYAAIPANQVLPLPADMPLGVGASSFVNPLTAMALVSEVRRAGQWSAISTAAGGALGAMIRRRARQKGVKIINIVRRDAQVEDLKADGARYVLNETDADFEAQLADLCKELRCKMAFDAVGGQMTYALAQALRADGRILVYGGLADKAIALHPGTMIFKELDVRGFWLSKWLARKSVPQMLLLTREVTKSLQGGFAETHVAKVVPLEEATDAPAAYAEAMSAGKTLISTGAYDLGLPDLGS; from the coding sequence ATGAAAGACCTTCCCGACACGATGCGCGCACTGGTCCTGGAGGAGGCGGGGCAGCGCCTGGCCGTGAAGGACGTCCCGTGCCCGAGGCCCAAGCCCGGTGAGGTCGTGGTGCGCATGGCGGCGTCGCCCATCAACCCGTCGGACCTGGCGATGTTGCGAGGCGAATACGGGCTGGCCTGGCCTTATCCGCTGATCCCCGGCCTGGAAGGCTCGGGTCATGTCGTGGCGTCGGGTGGCGGCCTGATCGCGACGATGATGAAGGGAAAGAACGTCGCGGTTGCCGCGGGAAAACAGGGCGTGTGGGCCGAATATGCAGCGATCCCCGCAAACCAGGTGCTGCCCTTGCCCGCCGACATGCCGCTGGGGGTGGGCGCCAGCAGTTTCGTCAATCCACTAACGGCGATGGCGCTGGTCAGCGAGGTGCGCCGCGCCGGGCAATGGTCCGCGATCTCCACCGCGGCGGGCGGGGCGTTGGGCGCGATGATCCGCAGGCGCGCCAGGCAAAAGGGCGTGAAGATCATCAACATCGTGCGCCGTGACGCGCAGGTCGAGGATCTGAAGGCCGACGGCGCGCGCTATGTCCTGAACGAGACGGATGCGGATTTCGAGGCGCAGCTGGCCGACCTGTGCAAGGAATTACGGTGCAAGATGGCCTTCGACGCGGTGGGGGGGCAGATGACCTATGCCCTGGCCCAGGCTTTGCGGGCCGACGGGCGCATACTTGTCTATGGCGGTCTGGCGGACAAGGCGATCGCGCTGCATCCCGGCACGATGATCTTCAAGGAACTGGACGTCCGGGGCTTCTGGCTGAGCAAATGGCTGGCGCGCAAATCGGTGCCGCAGATGTTGTTGCTGACACGCGAGGTCACGAAAAGCCTGCAAGGGGGCTTTGCGGAAACCCATGTGGCTAAGGTCGTCCCGTTGGAGGAGGCCACTGATGCGCCCGCCGCCTATGCGGAGGCGATGAGCGCGGGCAAGACGCTGATCTCAACCGGGGCCTACGATCTGGGCCTGCCCGATCTCGGGTCCTAG
- a CDS encoding FkbM family methyltransferase, with the protein MNQQMTDMGPDNATLYRLNGVDLGLPAGLATEAIVEKLADGTYEGDEARAVDRCVRPGFRVLELGAGLGYVGTLAAKKTEPENVLSVEANPDLLPVIEANHARNNVGDVSVMHGAVVGHAEEGATASFHIAGGFTGSRLGAKGGRQVEVPLIGFHELLRAHRPHVVLMDVEGAESGYFDRPWKCPLRFCVMEIHPRQYGADVIKKIIDRMSSMDMTYDPVTSRGKILGFRRVWSEGT; encoded by the coding sequence ATGAATCAGCAGATGACCGACATGGGCCCCGACAATGCCACCCTCTACCGCCTGAACGGCGTCGACCTCGGCCTGCCCGCTGGCCTTGCGACGGAGGCGATTGTCGAGAAGCTGGCCGATGGCACCTATGAGGGGGACGAGGCGCGCGCGGTGGATCGCTGTGTGCGGCCCGGCTTCCGGGTGCTGGAACTGGGCGCGGGGCTTGGCTACGTCGGCACGCTTGCCGCCAAGAAGACGGAGCCCGAGAATGTGTTGTCGGTGGAGGCGAACCCGGACCTTCTGCCGGTGATCGAGGCCAACCACGCGCGCAACAACGTGGGCGATGTCAGCGTGATGCACGGCGCGGTCGTGGGCCACGCGGAGGAGGGGGCCACGGCCAGTTTCCACATCGCAGGCGGCTTCACCGGTTCGCGGCTGGGGGCCAAGGGCGGGCGGCAGGTCGAGGTGCCGCTGATCGGGTTTCACGAGCTTCTGCGCGCTCACCGCCCCCATGTCGTCTTGATGGATGTAGAGGGGGCGGAGTCTGGATATTTCGATCGCCCCTGGAAATGCCCGCTCAGGTTCTGCGTGATGGAAATCCATCCCCGCCAATACGGGGCGGATGTGATCAAGAAGATCATCGACAGGATGAGTTCCATGGACATGACCTATGATCCGGTCACGTCACGCGGCAAGATCCTCGGCTTTCGTCGGGTCTGGAGCGAGGGAACCTAA
- the pth gene encoding aminoacyl-tRNA hydrolase, which translates to MQLWVGLGNPGSKYARNRHNIGWMALDRMAADHGFAPWRSKFQGQLSEGKFGSEKVMLLKPETFMNLSGQSVGEAMRFFKLEPPDITVFHDEIDLAPAKVRVKAGGGHAGHNGLRSIHQHIGPHYDRVRLGVGHPGHKDRVPGYVLSDFVKADQDWLDDVIRGISDGAPDLATGDSGRFLNAVALRTAPPRSSTSTPKPAPASKSAPEPDPAPGAEPDTRNPLQRLVDKFR; encoded by the coding sequence ATGCAACTTTGGGTCGGACTGGGCAATCCCGGGTCCAAATACGCCAGGAACCGCCACAATATCGGCTGGATGGCGCTGGACCGCATGGCGGCGGATCACGGCTTCGCCCCGTGGCGCTCGAAATTCCAGGGACAGTTGAGCGAGGGCAAGTTCGGGAGCGAAAAGGTCATGCTCCTCAAGCCCGAGACATTCATGAACCTGTCCGGTCAATCGGTGGGGGAGGCGATGCGCTTCTTCAAGCTGGAGCCGCCCGACATCACCGTTTTCCATGACGAGATCGACCTTGCGCCCGCCAAGGTCCGCGTGAAGGCGGGCGGCGGCCATGCAGGGCATAACGGTCTGCGCTCCATCCACCAGCATATCGGCCCGCATTACGATCGGGTGCGCCTCGGTGTCGGCCATCCCGGGCACAAGGATCGCGTGCCGGGTTACGTGCTCAGCGATTTCGTCAAGGCCGATCAGGATTGGCTCGACGATGTGATACGCGGGATCAGTGACGGCGCACCGGACTTGGCGACGGGCGACAGCGGCAGGTTTCTCAACGCGGTCGCGCTGCGCACCGCCCCGCCGCGCTCTTCCACCTCCACACCCAAACCCGCCCCCGCATCCAAATCCGCCCCGGAACCGGACCCCGCCCCGGGCGCGGAGCCCGATACGCGCAATCCCCTGCAAAGGCTGGTGGACAAGTTTCGGTAA
- a CDS encoding DUF1203 domain-containing protein, whose protein sequence is MSFRIRGLDPAPFAHLFGLSDPALAEHGAERHIATQPNALPDRITMCDAEPGEAMILLNHTYQPANSPYFGTHAIYVKEGAQEVYEAVDEIPPVMAHRLLSLRGFNDADKIEEGRVVPGSEATAAINKMFENPAIRYIHAHNAGHGCYAGLVERA, encoded by the coding sequence ATGTCCTTTCGAATCCGCGGTCTCGACCCCGCCCCCTTCGCCCACCTCTTCGGCCTTTCCGACCCGGCATTGGCCGAACACGGGGCGGAGCGCCACATCGCCACCCAACCCAACGCCCTGCCCGACCGGATCACGATGTGCGATGCCGAACCGGGGGAGGCGATGATCTTGCTGAACCACACCTACCAACCGGCGAATTCACCCTATTTCGGGACCCACGCGATCTACGTGAAGGAGGGCGCGCAGGAGGTGTACGAGGCCGTCGATGAGATCCCGCCCGTGATGGCACACAGGCTTCTGTCGCTTCGCGGGTTCAACGACGCCGACAAGATCGAGGAAGGCCGCGTGGTGCCTGGCAGCGAGGCTACGGCCGCGATCAACAAGATGTTCGAGAACCCCGCCATCCGCTACATCCACGCCCATAATGCGGGTCATGGCTGTTACGCGGGCCTGGTGGAACGCGCCTGA
- a CDS encoding phosphoribosylanthranilate isomerase, giving the protein MSDIAIKFCGLSRPEDVAAATAAGARYIGFVFFGKSPRTVSVETASTLAMDVAPGIAKVALVVNPDDATLDRIVAEVPLDMLQLHGSETPGRVAEIKARYGLPVMKAIGVRDAADLAAIDAYSDVADQLLIDAKPVEGADLPGGNGLAFDWRLLAGRKYWTVPWMLAGGLTPDNVAEAVRLTGAKQVDVSSGVESAPGVKDPALMRAFARALD; this is encoded by the coding sequence TTGTCCGACATCGCCATCAAGTTCTGCGGCCTGAGCCGCCCCGAAGATGTTGCCGCCGCCACGGCCGCGGGCGCGCGCTATATCGGCTTTGTTTTCTTCGGGAAATCGCCGCGCACCGTGTCGGTGGAGACCGCAAGTACCCTGGCCATGGATGTCGCACCCGGCATCGCGAAGGTGGCGCTTGTGGTGAACCCCGACGACGCCACGCTGGACCGGATCGTGGCGGAGGTGCCGCTGGATATGCTGCAACTTCACGGCTCCGAAACGCCCGGGCGCGTCGCGGAGATCAAGGCGCGCTACGGCCTGCCGGTGATGAAGGCCATCGGCGTGCGGGACGCGGCGGACCTGGCGGCGATCGACGCCTACAGCGACGTGGCCGACCAGTTGCTCATCGACGCCAAACCGGTCGAGGGCGCAGATTTGCCGGGCGGCAACGGGCTGGCGTTTGACTGGCGGCTTCTGGCGGGCCGTAAATACTGGACGGTGCCGTGGATGCTGGCCGGTGGCCTGACGCCGGACAATGTGGCCGAGGCCGTGCGGTTGACCGGCGCGAAACAGGTGGATGTGAGTTCCGGCGTGGAAAGCGCGCCGGGCGTGAAGGATCCGGCGCTGATGCGGGCCTTTGCCCGGGCGTTGGACTAG
- the ihfB gene encoding integration host factor subunit beta, giving the protein MIRSELIQKLSDENPHLYQRDVERIVNAIFEEIIDALASGNRVELRGFGAFSVKKRDARIGRNPRTGDSVNVEEKHVPFFKAGKLLRDRLNGHDS; this is encoded by the coding sequence ATGATACGCTCCGAGCTGATCCAAAAGCTCTCTGACGAGAATCCGCATCTGTATCAGCGCGATGTTGAGCGGATCGTGAACGCGATCTTCGAAGAGATCATAGACGCACTCGCCTCCGGCAACCGCGTCGAGTTGCGTGGCTTCGGTGCGTTTTCCGTCAAGAAGCGGGACGCGCGCATTGGCCGTAACCCGCGCACCGGCGACAGTGTGAATGTCGAAGAGAAGCATGTCCCTTTCTTCAAGGCCGGGAAGCTGCTACGCGACAGGCTGAACGGTCACGATAGCTAA
- a CDS encoding GNAT family N-acetyltransferase, which yields MAPDDPGLADLIARHAAHGDAHYPAESNHHLTGPEMAAKGVRLFAGWLSGDVVAMGGYVPWADGQAEVKSMHVAPSARGHGAGAAMLDVLMEAARAEGMVAIWLETGSRDASAPARRLYERAGFDYCAPFGGYVEDPESVFMTRAL from the coding sequence GTGGCGCCCGATGATCCCGGCCTCGCCGACCTGATCGCGCGCCATGCCGCCCATGGCGACGCGCATTACCCCGCCGAAAGCAACCATCACCTGACAGGCCCCGAGATGGCCGCGAAAGGCGTCCGGCTGTTCGCCGGGTGGCTGTCGGGGGATGTCGTCGCGATGGGTGGATACGTGCCCTGGGCGGATGGGCAGGCCGAGGTGAAATCAATGCATGTCGCCCCGTCCGCTCGGGGGCACGGCGCGGGCGCGGCGATGTTGGATGTGTTGATGGAGGCGGCGCGCGCCGAAGGGATGGTCGCCATCTGGCTGGAGACCGGCAGCCGGGACGCATCGGCCCCCGCGCGTCGGCTCTATGAGCGCGCCGGGTTCGACTATTGCGCGCCCTTCGGCGGGTATGTCGAGGACCCCGAAAGCGTGTTCATGACGCGCGCGCTCTAG
- a CDS encoding DUF2237 family protein — protein MGFTKAASLNVFGDPLEVCSNDPLTGFFRDGSCETCAEDRGSHTVCAIVTAEFLAFSKYVGNDLSTPRPEYGFTGLKPGDSWCLCASRWMQAAEEGAAPPVKLTATHRRALEIIPLETLQTHAVEPDS, from the coding sequence ATGGGCTTCACGAAAGCCGCATCGCTCAACGTGTTCGGCGACCCACTTGAGGTATGTTCAAACGACCCCCTGACCGGATTCTTCCGCGACGGATCCTGCGAAACCTGCGCCGAGGATCGCGGATCGCACACGGTCTGCGCCATCGTCACGGCGGAATTCCTCGCCTTTTCCAAATATGTCGGGAACGACCTGTCGACGCCCCGCCCCGAATACGGGTTCACGGGTCTCAAACCCGGCGACAGTTGGTGCCTTTGCGCCAGCCGGTGGATGCAGGCCGCCGAGGAAGGGGCCGCGCCCCCGGTCAAACTGACCGCGACCCACCGCCGGGCGCTGGAGATCATTCCGCTGGAGACCCTCCAGACCCATGCGGTGGAGCCGGACAGCTAG
- a CDS encoding LapA family protein yields the protein MKILRLVKILFLVLVALALVLLFFANNEPVTLNLLPDAMATAMGMRNTYTLPLVLVVVAALLIGIVVGFVWEWLREYRHRAEARTQRREAQRLSQEVATIKGRSRDHKDEILAILDDADAAR from the coding sequence ATGAAAATCCTACGTCTCGTCAAAATCCTGTTTCTCGTGCTGGTCGCCCTGGCGCTGGTTTTGCTGTTTTTCGCCAATAATGAGCCGGTGACGCTGAATCTTCTGCCCGATGCGATGGCCACGGCGATGGGGATGCGCAACACGTATACGTTGCCGCTGGTGCTGGTCGTGGTGGCGGCGCTGTTGATCGGGATCGTGGTCGGGTTCGTGTGGGAATGGCTGCGCGAGTATCGCCACCGGGCGGAGGCGCGGACCCAGCGCCGCGAGGCGCAGCGGTTGAGCCAGGAGGTCGCCACGATCAAGGGCCGGTCGCGCGACCACAAGGACGAAATCCTTGCGATCCTGGACGACGCAGACGCCGCGCGCTGA
- the trpB gene encoding tryptophan synthase subunit beta: MPDDLLNSFMTGPDDKGRFGDFGGRFVSETLMPLILELEKQYEFAKTDDAFWAEMHDLWTHYVGRPSPLYFAERLTERLGGAKIYLKRDELNHTGAHKINNVLGQIILARRMGKTRIIAETGAGQHGVATATVCAKFGLKCVVYMGATDVERQAPNVFRMKLLGAEVIPVTSGRGTLKDAMNDALRDWVTNVRDTFYCIGTVAGPHPYPAMVRDFQAIIGKEAKDQMMAAEGRLPDTIIAAIGGGSNAMGLFFPFLDDKDVQIIGVEAGGHGVNEKMEHCASLTGGRPGVLHGNRTYLLQDDDGQILEGHSISAGLDYPGIGPEHSWLHEIGRAQYVSITDKEALEAFQLSCETEGIIPALEPSHALAHVAKIAPDLPKDHLVIMNMCGRGDKDIFTVARALGWDMTEA, encoded by the coding sequence ATGCCCGACGATCTATTGAACAGCTTCATGACCGGCCCCGACGACAAGGGCCGGTTCGGCGATTTCGGCGGGCGTTTCGTGTCCGAGACGCTGATGCCGTTGATCCTTGAGCTGGAGAAGCAATACGAGTTCGCCAAGACCGACGATGCGTTCTGGGCCGAGATGCACGACCTCTGGACGCATTACGTGGGCCGTCCCTCCCCGCTTTATTTCGCCGAGCGTCTGACCGAGCGTCTGGGCGGGGCAAAAATCTACCTCAAGCGCGATGAACTGAACCATACCGGCGCGCACAAGATCAACAACGTGTTGGGGCAGATCATCCTGGCCCGGCGCATGGGCAAGACGCGGATCATCGCGGAAACCGGTGCGGGCCAGCACGGCGTGGCGACCGCGACGGTCTGCGCCAAGTTCGGGTTGAAATGCGTGGTCTACATGGGGGCCACAGATGTAGAGCGGCAGGCCCCGAACGTGTTCCGCATGAAACTTCTGGGGGCCGAGGTTATTCCCGTCACCTCCGGGCGCGGCACATTGAAAGACGCGATGAACGACGCGCTGCGCGATTGGGTCACGAATGTACGCGACACGTTCTATTGCATCGGCACGGTTGCGGGTCCGCATCCTTATCCGGCGATGGTCCGCGATTTTCAGGCGATCATCGGCAAGGAAGCCAAGGACCAGATGATGGCGGCGGAGGGTCGTTTGCCGGACACGATCATCGCCGCGATTGGCGGCGGGTCGAACGCGATGGGCCTGTTCTTCCCGTTCCTCGACGACAAGGATGTGCAGATCATCGGGGTCGAGGCGGGCGGCCACGGCGTGAATGAGAAGATGGAACATTGCGCGAGCCTGACCGGCGGGCGGCCCGGCGTCCTGCACGGCAACCGGACCTATCTTCTACAAGATGATGACGGGCAGATACTCGAAGGCCATTCGATCTCTGCCGGCCTCGACTATCCCGGTATCGGGCCCGAGCATTCGTGGCTGCACGAGATCGGGCGGGCGCAATATGTCTCCATCACCGACAAGGAGGCGTTGGAGGCGTTCCAGCTCAGCTGCGAGACCGAGGGCATCATCCCGGCGCTTGAGCCGTCCCACGCGCTGGCCCATGTGGCCAAGATTGCGCCGGACCTTCCCAAGGATCACTTGGTCATCATGAACATGTGCGGTCGCGGCGACAAGGATATCTTCACCGTAGCCCGCGCGCTGGGCTGGGATATGACGGAAGCCTGA
- the uvrB gene encoding excinuclease ABC subunit UvrB, with product MPDTGRAVDAIRAQLKMEGGKRFVMNSEFEPAGDQPTAIRELSQGVLDGEQNQVLLGATGTGKTFTMAKVIEETQRPAIILAPNKTLAAQLYGEFKGFFPENAVEYFVSYYDYYQPEAYVARSDTYIEKESQINEQIDRMRHSATRALLERDDVIIVASVSCIYGIGSVETYGAMTQDLYAGREYDQRKVIADLVAQQYRRNDAAFQRGTFRVRGDSLEIWPAHLEDRAWKLSFFGEELEGITEFDPLTGEKTDNFEKIRIYANSHYVTPRPTMQQAMKGIKAELQMRLDQMIGEGKLLEAQRLEQRTNFDLEMLEATGVCNGIENYSRYLTGRAPGEPPPTLFEYIPDNAIVFADESHVSVPQIGGMYRGDYRRKFTLAEHGFRLPSCMDNRPLKFEEWDAMRPQSVFVSATPQAWELEQAGGVFTEQVIRPTGLIDPQIEIRPVEMQVDDLLDEVRKVAADGFRTLVTTLTKRMAEDLTEYMHEQGIRVRYMHSDIDTLERIEILRDLRLGAFDVLIGINLLREGLDIPECGLVAILDADKEGFLRSETSLVQTIGRAARNAEGRVIMYADKITGSMERAMRETDRRRAKQLAYNEEHGITPATIKKNVDDILLGTYQGDVDMSRVTAKVDKPLVGANLQAHLDGLRDQMRKAAENLEFEEAARLRDEVKRLEAVELAIADDPLARQSAVEAAVEGAQKASGRSTGGRGGMRGGKARRGR from the coding sequence ATGCCCGATACCGGCCGTGCCGTGGACGCGATCCGGGCGCAGCTGAAGATGGAGGGCGGCAAACGCTTCGTCATGAATTCCGAGTTCGAACCGGCGGGCGACCAACCCACGGCGATCCGGGAGCTCAGCCAGGGTGTGCTGGACGGTGAGCAGAACCAAGTGCTTCTGGGTGCGACGGGCACCGGCAAGACCTTCACCATGGCCAAGGTGATCGAGGAGACCCAGCGCCCCGCCATCATCCTTGCGCCGAACAAGACGCTGGCCGCGCAATTATACGGGGAATTCAAGGGCTTCTTCCCGGAAAACGCGGTCGAGTATTTCGTGAGCTACTACGATTACTACCAGCCCGAGGCCTATGTCGCGCGGTCGGACACGTATATCGAGAAGGAATCTCAGATAAACGAACAGATCGACCGGATGCGCCATTCGGCCACCCGCGCGCTTCTGGAACGCGACGACGTGATTATCGTGGCCTCGGTGAGCTGCATCTACGGCATCGGCTCGGTGGAGACCTACGGGGCGATGACCCAGGACCTTTATGCCGGGCGCGAGTATGACCAGCGCAAGGTGATCGCCGACCTGGTGGCCCAGCAATACCGCCGCAATGATGCTGCGTTTCAGCGTGGCACGTTCCGGGTACGCGGCGACAGCCTGGAAATCTGGCCCGCCCACCTGGAGGACCGCGCGTGGAAGCTGTCCTTCTTCGGAGAGGAGTTGGAGGGAATTACCGAATTCGACCCGCTGACCGGAGAGAAGACCGACAATTTCGAGAAAATCCGCATCTACGCGAACTCCCACTACGTCACGCCGCGCCCCACGATGCAGCAGGCGATGAAGGGGATCAAAGCGGAGCTACAGATGCGGCTCGACCAGATGATCGGGGAGGGCAAGCTGCTGGAGGCGCAGCGGTTGGAGCAGCGCACCAACTTCGATCTGGAGATGCTGGAGGCCACGGGTGTCTGCAACGGGATCGAGAACTACTCTCGCTACCTGACCGGCCGCGCGCCCGGTGAACCGCCCCCCACCCTTTTCGAATACATCCCCGACAATGCCATCGTCTTCGCGGACGAATCCCACGTCTCCGTCCCGCAGATCGGCGGCATGTATCGCGGCGACTACCGGCGCAAGTTCACGCTGGCCGAACACGGTTTCCGCCTGCCGTCGTGCATGGATAACCGCCCGCTCAAGTTCGAGGAATGGGACGCGATGCGCCCGCAATCCGTCTTCGTCTCGGCCACGCCCCAGGCGTGGGAACTGGAGCAGGCGGGCGGCGTCTTCACCGAACAGGTGATCCGCCCCACCGGCCTGATCGACCCGCAGATCGAGATCCGCCCCGTGGAGATGCAGGTCGATGACCTCCTCGACGAAGTGCGCAAGGTCGCCGCCGACGGCTTCCGCACGCTCGTGACCACGCTCACCAAGCGCATGGCCGAGGACCTGACGGAATACATGCACGAACAGGGCATTCGCGTGCGCTACATGCATTCCGACATCGACACGCTGGAACGGATCGAGATCCTGCGCGACCTGCGGCTTGGCGCCTTCGATGTGCTGATCGGCATCAACCTGTTGCGAGAGGGCCTCGATATTCCCGAATGCGGGCTGGTCGCTATCCTGGACGCCGACAAGGAAGGGTTTTTGCGCTCCGAGACCTCGCTCGTTCAGACCATCGGCCGCGCCGCGCGTAACGCCGAGGGGCGCGTCATCATGTATGCCGACAAGATCACCGGCTCCATGGAACGCGCCATGCGGGAAACCGACCGCAGGCGCGCCAAGCAACTGGCGTACAACGAGGAACACGGGATCACGCCCGCAACGATCAAGAAGAACGTCGATGACATCCTGCTCGGCACCTACCAGGGCGACGTGGACATGAGCCGCGTCACCGCGAAGGTCGACAAACCGCTGGTGGGCGCAAATTTGCAGGCGCATCTCGACGGGCTGCGCGACCAGATGCGCAAGGCCGCGGAGAACCTGGAATTCGAGGAGGCCGCAAGGCTGCGGGACGAGGTCAAGCGGCTCGAAGCGGTGGAACTGGCGATAGCCGACGACCCGCTGGCGCGGCAATCGGCGGTGGAGGCCGCAGTGGAAGGCGCGCAGAAGGCGAGCGGGCGCAGCACCGGAGGCCGCGGCGGCATGCGCGGCGGCAAGGCGCGGCGGGGGCGGTAG
- a CDS encoding PRC-barrel domain-containing protein — protein sequence MLIRLADLTSLTVLDSEGGKHAVTDVLVDGSLAVTHVLTRLGRWFDRSGCAIRADAFGAPDLDEGEWPSRVTEGDIKGAGSGPVPLLCDPDSAPDPADVAAAEGSGPLHSLKTIDEVEVRGADGVKAGTVMDFILDTEARKLAMLILHAGPSGIEHQRVVPAGMVDTIDWEGGFVTLGCPANSVDEGPDLHELDVRVESHWYNRVLAYYGIG from the coding sequence ATGCTCATCCGCCTTGCCGACCTTACCTCGCTGACCGTTCTGGATTCGGAGGGCGGCAAACATGCCGTGACCGATGTGCTGGTCGACGGCTCGCTTGCGGTGACCCATGTGCTGACCCGTCTGGGACGGTGGTTCGACCGAAGCGGTTGTGCCATCCGCGCCGACGCATTTGGGGCGCCCGACCTGGACGAGGGGGAGTGGCCGTCGCGGGTGACGGAGGGAGACATCAAGGGTGCCGGCAGCGGCCCGGTGCCGCTTCTGTGCGACCCGGACAGCGCCCCCGACCCCGCGGACGTGGCCGCCGCGGAGGGCTCAGGCCCGCTTCACAGTCTCAAGACCATCGACGAGGTGGAGGTGCGCGGCGCCGACGGTGTCAAGGCCGGCACGGTGATGGATTTCATTCTCGATACCGAGGCGCGCAAGTTGGCGATGCTGATCCTCCATGCCGGTCCATCGGGAATCGAACATCAGCGGGTCGTGCCTGCCGGAATGGTCGATACGATCGACTGGGAGGGCGGTTTCGTGACCCTTGGTTGCCCCGCCAATTCGGTCGATGAGGGGCCGGACTTGCATGAATTGGACGTGCGTGTCGAAAGCCATTGGTATAACCGCGTGCTTGCCTATTACGGCATCGGTTGA
- a CDS encoding DUF1697 domain-containing protein has protein sequence MRTLIALLRAVNVGGTGKLPMADLRAMAEAAGFTDVRTYIQSGNLVFSSSEEMSVVRAALEQRLAAYAGKPVGILLRTADELQDVLEANPFPQAEPSKVGVLFLDAPPPSDTIETVSGKDCEELALGQREVFIHYPSGMGRTKLRLPALSGMSEGTTRNINTVAKLVKLAAE, from the coding sequence ATGCGGACACTCATTGCGCTTCTACGTGCGGTCAATGTCGGGGGAACCGGCAAGCTCCCAATGGCCGATCTGCGCGCGATGGCAGAGGCAGCGGGCTTCACCGATGTGCGCACTTACATCCAGTCGGGTAATCTCGTGTTTTCCTCATCCGAAGAGATGTCGGTGGTAAGAGCGGCACTTGAACAGCGGCTGGCGGCTTATGCGGGCAAGCCGGTCGGCATCCTCTTGCGAACCGCCGATGAGTTGCAGGACGTTCTTGAAGCCAATCCGTTTCCGCAGGCCGAACCGAGCAAGGTTGGCGTCCTCTTCCTCGATGCACCGCCGCCATCGGACACGATCGAGACGGTTTCGGGCAAAGACTGCGAAGAACTCGCGCTTGGGCAACGGGAAGTCTTCATCCACTATCCATCCGGGATGGGCCGCACCAAATTGAGATTACCGGCGCTTTCGGGAATGTCAGAGGGAACGACGCGCAATATCAACACCGTCGCAAAACTGGTGAAGCTGGCGGCGGAATAG